A window from Erythrobacter sp. YJ-T3-07 encodes these proteins:
- a CDS encoding TonB-dependent siderophore receptor, whose amino-acid sequence MKPIFAATTASLALIAASPALAQDASAETGDPEGASDNRTIVVTGALTDFGATKSDTPIVETARSISIETSQDFDEKGAQSLDDALTYSAGVTAEPFGFSTRGDFAKVRGLAAPEYRDNLQYLFGYYNTTRQDIYTLEQVEVLKGPASVLYGAGSPGGIINVVTKRPKGVTEGEVRLDYGSFDRKQIATDINIAIPGAEDEAQFRFVGLLRDSGTQIDEVDDNKFVIAPALTLRPATGTEITILANYSDQDSDTAHQFLPVTGTLLPSASGEEIDPYEYMGAPGFNAYDTESFALTLILEQQLSDAFSFEAVGRYVDSKADYRQAWIAFQGNGVPRIDANGDGAWTFYLADNRSEQLALDARVRGEFNTGPIRHELLVGVQTQNVFTDSDTAYVFNAGTLNVFNPQYTNAPTVEQIRALQVNGPRNYVESTGYYISDQMSWGALVANAGVRFDDVTNRVENGTTQKDDATSLSFGLLWRGPAGISPYVSYAESFEPVVGVDRITSQQLKPQEGRQYEAGIKWQPTGINALVTASVFDIEVSNLPNPAALAGADSQQEGISKVRGAELEANALIGGLRIDGNVTYLDAEDPNGLPLTSISDWQASLFALYNFGGALEGLSFGGGVRYVGGNESNGISAITNTLLTYRVDGHTVGDLSLGYDFDRFSLRITARNVTNEEYYSVCLVRGDCYPGEKRSINGSLTVAF is encoded by the coding sequence GTGAAACCGATTTTCGCCGCCACGACCGCATCGCTCGCGCTGATTGCCGCGTCGCCCGCTCTGGCTCAGGACGCCTCTGCCGAAACCGGCGATCCCGAGGGCGCATCCGATAATCGCACGATCGTGGTCACCGGCGCGCTGACCGATTTCGGCGCGACCAAGTCCGACACCCCGATCGTGGAGACGGCGCGCTCGATCTCGATCGAGACCTCGCAGGATTTCGATGAGAAAGGCGCGCAGTCGCTCGACGACGCGCTGACCTACTCCGCTGGCGTCACCGCAGAGCCCTTCGGCTTCTCGACCCGCGGCGATTTCGCCAAGGTCCGCGGGCTCGCCGCGCCCGAATATCGCGACAACCTCCAGTACCTGTTCGGATATTACAACACGACCCGGCAGGACATCTACACGCTGGAGCAGGTGGAAGTGCTCAAGGGGCCGGCATCGGTGCTCTACGGGGCGGGCTCGCCCGGCGGCATCATCAACGTGGTCACCAAGCGCCCCAAGGGCGTGACCGAGGGTGAGGTGCGGCTCGACTACGGCAGCTTCGATCGCAAGCAGATCGCGACCGACATCAACATTGCCATCCCCGGTGCCGAAGACGAGGCCCAGTTCCGCTTTGTCGGCCTGCTGCGCGATTCCGGCACCCAGATCGACGAGGTCGACGACAACAAGTTCGTCATCGCTCCGGCGCTGACCTTGCGCCCGGCCACGGGCACCGAGATCACGATCCTGGCCAATTATTCGGATCAGGATTCGGACACCGCGCACCAGTTCCTCCCCGTCACCGGCACCCTGCTGCCGTCGGCCAGCGGCGAGGAAATCGATCCTTACGAATACATGGGCGCGCCCGGCTTCAACGCCTACGACACCGAAAGCTTCGCGCTGACCCTGATCCTCGAACAGCAGCTGAGCGATGCGTTCTCCTTCGAAGCGGTCGGGCGTTACGTCGATTCAAAGGCCGATTATCGCCAAGCGTGGATCGCGTTCCAGGGCAACGGCGTGCCGCGCATCGACGCCAATGGCGACGGGGCGTGGACCTTCTACTTGGCGGACAATCGGAGCGAACAGCTGGCGCTCGACGCGCGCGTGCGCGGCGAGTTCAACACCGGGCCGATCCGGCACGAACTGCTGGTGGGCGTGCAGACGCAGAACGTCTTCACCGATTCCGATACCGCCTATGTGTTCAACGCGGGCACGCTCAACGTCTTCAATCCGCAGTACACGAACGCCCCGACGGTCGAGCAAATCCGCGCCTTGCAGGTCAACGGCCCACGCAACTACGTCGAATCGACCGGCTATTACATTTCCGACCAGATGAGCTGGGGCGCGCTGGTCGCCAACGCGGGCGTCCGGTTCGACGATGTGACGAACCGGGTCGAGAACGGAACGACGCAGAAGGACGACGCCACCAGCCTGAGCTTCGGCCTGCTGTGGCGCGGTCCTGCGGGTATCTCTCCCTATGTCAGCTACGCGGAGAGCTTCGAGCCGGTCGTCGGGGTGGACAGGATCACCAGCCAGCAGCTTAAACCCCAGGAAGGCCGCCAGTACGAGGCCGGGATCAAGTGGCAGCCGACCGGCATCAACGCTCTGGTCACCGCCTCGGTCTTCGATATCGAGGTTTCCAACCTGCCCAATCCCGCCGCGCTGGCGGGCGCCGACAGCCAGCAGGAAGGCATCTCGAAGGTGCGCGGTGCGGAGCTGGAGGCCAACGCGCTGATCGGCGGCCTGCGGATCGATGGCAACGTCACCTATCTGGATGCGGAAGATCCCAACGGCCTGCCGCTGACCTCGATCTCCGACTGGCAGGCCTCGCTCTTCGCGCTCTACAACTTCGGCGGCGCGCTGGAGGGGCTGAGCTTCGGCGGTGGCGTCCGGTACGTCGGCGGGAACGAGAGCAACGGCATCTCGGCGATCACCAATACCCTGCTGACCTACCGCGTGGATGGTCACACGGTGGGCGATCTGTCGCTCGGCTACGACTTCGACCGGTTCAGCCTGCGGATCACCGCGCGCAACGTGACGAACGAGGAATACTACTCGGTCTGCCTGGTGCGCGGCGATTGCTACCCGGGTGAAAAGCGCAGCATCAACGGCTCGCTGACCGTCGCGTTCTGA
- a CDS encoding autotransporter outer membrane beta-barrel domain-containing protein, whose product MYRYLLAGTALAALAAPAAAQTTVDAKRTQTVRTSQLKDGAGDNVKVTKNGSIELTSGSGIVVDSDHDATNEGKIVVTNVDGGSGIETAGDRQSDIVNTGTITVDETYTPTDVDNDKDLDGPFAVGTDRAGIRIRGNLTGNIVNSGKIAVEGNDSAGIWVAGTLDGKLVHDGETAVLGDRTVGIDLHDVTGDVRLAGTVTATGEDAVGARFAGDLDGTLVVQGTIASTGYRAVTAPADLSKVDGDDVLQGGSAILIEGDVAKGIRFAVPPADSNKDDPDEDKDGIEDAKEGSAKVISYGAAPAVVIGAADRDIAIGALPATGTGFGIIVDGSISGQGVYGGIDGNGMVVGGRGGDVAVAGGIAVNGSIGATSKDSNATALRLGAGASTPELRNSGTISASGGSRDATRATALAIDAEASLPYVRNAGTIKATALKDTSTAVAIIDRSGTLRLVENSGQISATGAKADTGRNIAIDLTSVAAGATVRQTVVGSGVNAPGIKGDILFGSGEDRLELLDGTVAGNVSFGTGLDRFVMSGDATFAGKASFGGQADELALSGTSGFSGTADFAGGAGKLTLGDKALFKGRLAGSENLAVVVNGGALDLGAPTTVATLAVGANGVVVTTLSKDPAAGSGITVTGNASFADGAKLKLRLTDIAEAEGIYTVIDAGTLTGAGTLKPDVALVPFMYKAQLAVDQAAGLVKVDIDRKATDELGLNRAQATTYDALYVALADDDDVANVFLGITEKDAFRAAVAQTLPDHAGGAFDGLSLGIRAFARRLAEPQGPFERKEKLSIVFDAAAWDSSKDEGDTAQYDLDGLGFSGGAELKTGLGTVGATATWLWNRHDTLADNSLISNTYEGALYWRGKWGALSGFARGSYSFANFDGARYFNGQDGNKTVTRTMDGQWSGNATSFIGGVSLEAGSQFFFFRPSVTLDYIRLSEDGYVETGGEGLNLTIEDRTSDELAINVGSAVGVDLLGMRKRDTNWLRIEAEGGWREILSGELGATTARFGDGESFTLTPDQRASGWYARLRGVGGTEFYTISGELSAEEHNEQIGYALRASVSFAM is encoded by the coding sequence ATGTATCGTTATCTTCTGGCCGGAACCGCACTTGCGGCCCTTGCGGCGCCTGCGGCGGCCCAGACCACGGTCGACGCGAAGCGTACCCAGACGGTTCGCACGTCGCAGCTCAAGGATGGGGCTGGCGACAACGTAAAGGTGACGAAGAACGGTTCGATCGAGCTGACCAGCGGCTCGGGGATCGTCGTCGACAGCGATCACGACGCGACCAACGAAGGCAAGATCGTCGTCACCAATGTGGATGGTGGGAGCGGGATCGAGACCGCCGGCGACCGGCAGTCCGACATCGTCAACACCGGCACCATCACGGTCGATGAAACCTACACGCCCACCGATGTCGACAACGACAAGGATCTCGACGGACCCTTTGCGGTCGGCACCGACCGCGCAGGTATCCGGATCCGCGGCAATCTGACCGGGAACATCGTCAACTCCGGCAAGATCGCCGTCGAAGGCAATGACTCTGCCGGGATATGGGTCGCGGGCACGCTGGACGGCAAGCTTGTCCATGATGGCGAGACGGCGGTCCTGGGCGACCGAACCGTGGGCATCGACCTGCATGACGTAACCGGCGACGTACGCCTCGCCGGGACGGTAACGGCGACGGGCGAGGATGCCGTTGGCGCACGTTTCGCAGGCGATCTCGACGGCACTCTGGTGGTGCAGGGGACGATCGCGTCCACCGGCTATCGTGCTGTCACTGCGCCTGCCGATCTGAGCAAGGTCGATGGCGACGACGTGCTTCAGGGAGGCAGTGCGATCCTCATCGAAGGCGATGTGGCCAAGGGCATCCGCTTCGCCGTGCCGCCCGCCGATTCCAACAAGGACGATCCCGACGAGGACAAGGACGGAATTGAGGATGCGAAGGAAGGCTCTGCCAAGGTCATCTCCTACGGTGCAGCGCCCGCAGTGGTGATCGGAGCCGCCGACAGGGATATTGCCATCGGTGCGCTGCCGGCGACCGGGACCGGCTTCGGAATCATCGTCGATGGATCGATCTCGGGCCAGGGCGTGTATGGCGGGATCGACGGCAACGGGATGGTCGTTGGCGGGCGCGGCGGCGATGTCGCGGTGGCCGGTGGCATTGCCGTAAACGGTTCGATCGGCGCGACCTCGAAAGACAGCAACGCGACCGCGCTGCGCCTTGGGGCGGGTGCTTCTACCCCCGAATTGCGCAACTCCGGCACCATCTCCGCTTCCGGCGGAAGCCGTGACGCAACGCGTGCGACCGCGCTTGCGATCGATGCCGAGGCGAGCCTGCCCTATGTCCGCAACGCCGGCACGATCAAGGCGACTGCCCTCAAGGATACCAGTACCGCAGTGGCGATCATCGATCGCAGCGGTACGCTGCGTCTGGTCGAGAACAGCGGCCAGATCAGCGCCACCGGCGCGAAGGCCGACACCGGTCGCAATATCGCGATCGACCTGACCAGCGTGGCCGCCGGTGCGACCGTTCGCCAGACGGTGGTCGGCTCGGGCGTCAACGCGCCGGGTATCAAGGGCGATATCCTGTTCGGCAGCGGGGAAGATCGGCTGGAACTGCTCGATGGGACTGTCGCAGGCAATGTCTCCTTCGGCACTGGGCTGGATCGTTTTGTCATGTCAGGCGATGCGACCTTTGCCGGCAAGGCAAGCTTTGGCGGCCAGGCCGACGAATTGGCCCTTTCGGGCACCTCGGGCTTCTCGGGAACGGCCGATTTCGCTGGGGGAGCGGGTAAGCTTACGCTGGGCGACAAGGCCCTGTTCAAGGGGCGTCTGGCCGGCAGTGAAAACCTCGCGGTGGTGGTCAACGGCGGCGCGCTCGATCTGGGGGCGCCGACCACTGTCGCGACACTTGCGGTCGGTGCCAACGGCGTGGTCGTCACTACGCTTAGCAAGGATCCGGCTGCGGGCAGCGGGATCACCGTCACCGGCAATGCCAGCTTTGCGGACGGCGCAAAGCTCAAGCTGCGGCTGACCGATATTGCCGAGGCGGAAGGCATCTACACCGTCATCGACGCGGGCACGCTGACGGGTGCAGGAACCCTGAAGCCGGACGTCGCGCTGGTCCCCTTCATGTACAAGGCGCAGCTGGCCGTGGATCAGGCGGCGGGGCTCGTGAAGGTCGATATCGACCGCAAGGCGACTGATGAACTGGGCCTCAACCGCGCGCAGGCGACCACCTACGACGCGCTTTACGTCGCTCTCGCCGATGATGACGACGTGGCGAATGTGTTTCTTGGCATCACCGAGAAGGATGCGTTTCGCGCTGCGGTCGCGCAGACGCTGCCCGATCATGCGGGCGGGGCGTTCGACGGCCTGAGCCTCGGGATCCGGGCCTTCGCGCGCAGGCTCGCGGAGCCGCAGGGGCCGTTCGAACGCAAGGAAAAGCTTAGCATCGTATTCGATGCGGCGGCGTGGGATTCGTCGAAGGACGAAGGGGACACCGCGCAGTACGATCTCGACGGTCTGGGCTTTTCTGGCGGTGCCGAATTGAAGACGGGGCTCGGCACTGTCGGCGCCACGGCCACCTGGCTGTGGAACCGGCACGATACGCTGGCCGACAACAGCCTCATCTCCAATACCTATGAAGGTGCGCTCTACTGGCGCGGGAAATGGGGCGCGTTGTCCGGCTTCGCGCGCGGTTCCTACAGCTTCGCGAACTTCGATGGTGCGCGCTACTTCAATGGCCAGGACGGCAATAAGACCGTCACGCGGACGATGGACGGTCAGTGGTCGGGCAACGCGACGAGCTTCATCGGCGGGGTCTCGCTCGAAGCCGGATCGCAGTTCTTCTTCTTCCGGCCCTCGGTGACGCTCGACTACATCCGGCTGAGCGAGGACGGCTATGTCGAGACCGGTGGCGAAGGCCTGAATCTGACCATCGAGGATCGCACCAGCGATGAACTTGCAATCAATGTCGGCAGTGCTGTTGGCGTCGATCTGCTCGGCATGCGCAAGCGTGACACGAACTGGCTGCGGATCGAGGCGGAAGGCGGCTGGCGCGAGATCCTCTCCGGAGAACTCGGAGCGACGACTGCGCGCTTCGGCGATGGCGAGAGCTTTACCCTGACGCCCGACCAGCGGGCGAGCGGCTGGTATGCCCGGCTGCGCGGGGTCGGCGGCACCGAGTTCTACACGATCTCGGGCGAACTTTCGGCGGAGGAGCACAACGAACAGATCGGCTACGCCCTGCGCGCCTCGGTCAGCTTCGCGATGTAG
- a CDS encoding TonB-dependent receptor: MRAYPVLVAALVASAAYPASAQEHAIDVPAGTLADSAIALARQTKSSIVVNGSSLSSRRVARIRGTMSAEAAVQRLARQANARAVRISAMAWRLDPLPARTARQRSETRGAKVERRPRPSPAPPPVALPTEIVVTASKRDLPLKEMPAQVSMLDGEELALGGVGGTEKITQRVATVSSTYLGSGRNKLFIRGIADSSFTGPTQATVGQYLGDIRLSYNAPDPDLRLSDLERVEVLEGPQGTLYGAGSLGGIIRLVPNSPELGRSFASGTLGGALTEHGDGSADLGLIANLPLASDKAALRVTLDGVTEGGYIDKPFLDRTDVNRTSILSGRAILRAQLAPDWTIDLIGLGQTTHAQDSQYVTRNQPGYDSAARVREGSDAEYLHGQIVIDGRIGAVRLRSSTAIADQTLEERYDASTEQEQERLFVQRNETRMIAHETRLWQPIDDRFGWVAGLSLVDNRTQLTRSLQQMTLRAATTGVLNTVTEGTVYAEGSYRLHDNLIATLGARYSLVRLGGSAEDVAPALVIERAAVTAKRDQSAFLPSASLMARLAPDTSLYLRYQEGFRPGGLAIEGEFVRRFDRDDAQTFEVGVRHGVPGRDPFDLALNLSYTRWNDIQADFIDVAGLPSTANIGDGRVWTISASAGVYLTPELRLTGGASINRSSIDEPPFNLILLMGRTSHVPNIAEFSGRLGLEYSRPIGASLDLDARAWASYIGKSRLGIGPELGDLQGDYLDSGMTLRIGNDRIGGTLSITNLADAKGNRFALGTPFAVVRAQETPLRPRTIRIGVDFAF; this comes from the coding sequence ATGCGCGCGTACCCGGTTCTTGTGGCGGCCCTGGTGGCGAGCGCGGCATATCCGGCCAGCGCGCAGGAGCATGCGATCGATGTGCCTGCCGGAACGCTCGCGGATTCCGCGATCGCGCTCGCCCGTCAGACGAAGTCGAGCATCGTGGTCAACGGTTCCAGCCTGTCGTCGCGGCGGGTCGCGCGCATTCGCGGGACCATGTCCGCAGAGGCGGCGGTGCAGCGGCTGGCGCGGCAGGCGAATGCCCGCGCGGTCCGTATCAGCGCAATGGCCTGGCGGCTCGATCCGCTTCCCGCACGAACCGCCCGCCAGCGCAGCGAGACACGCGGTGCGAAGGTCGAGCGCCGGCCGCGGCCGAGTCCCGCGCCGCCGCCTGTCGCGCTTCCCACAGAGATCGTGGTGACCGCCAGCAAGCGCGACCTGCCGCTGAAGGAAATGCCCGCACAGGTCTCGATGCTCGATGGCGAGGAACTGGCGCTCGGCGGCGTTGGCGGGACCGAGAAGATTACCCAGCGCGTCGCCACCGTTTCCTCCACCTATCTTGGCAGCGGACGCAACAAGCTGTTCATCCGGGGCATCGCGGACTCCAGCTTTACCGGTCCCACGCAGGCGACAGTCGGGCAGTATCTCGGCGATATCCGGCTGAGCTACAACGCGCCCGATCCTGATCTCAGGCTTTCCGACCTTGAACGGGTGGAGGTGCTGGAAGGACCGCAGGGCACCCTCTACGGCGCGGGCTCGCTCGGCGGGATCATCCGGCTGGTGCCCAACAGCCCCGAACTCGGGCGCTCCTTTGCGAGCGGAACGCTGGGCGGGGCGCTGACCGAACATGGCGACGGCAGCGCCGATCTCGGGCTGATCGCCAACCTCCCGCTTGCGAGCGACAAGGCTGCGCTTCGTGTGACCCTCGATGGGGTGACGGAAGGGGGCTATATCGACAAGCCGTTCCTCGACCGGACCGACGTCAACCGGACCTCGATCCTTTCGGGGCGGGCCATCCTGCGCGCGCAGCTGGCACCGGACTGGACGATCGACCTCATCGGCTTGGGCCAGACCACCCACGCGCAGGACAGCCAGTACGTCACCCGCAACCAGCCCGGCTACGACAGCGCGGCGCGGGTCCGTGAAGGATCGGATGCGGAATACCTGCACGGCCAGATAGTGATCGATGGTCGCATCGGCGCGGTGCGTCTGCGGTCGTCCACCGCAATTGCCGATCAGACCCTGGAAGAACGCTACGATGCGTCGACCGAGCAGGAGCAGGAGCGGTTATTCGTCCAGCGCAACGAAACGCGGATGATCGCGCACGAAACGCGTCTGTGGCAGCCGATCGATGACCGGTTCGGGTGGGTCGCGGGGCTGAGCCTGGTCGACAACCGCACCCAGCTCACCCGCAGCCTGCAGCAGATGACCCTGCGCGCGGCCACCACCGGCGTGCTCAATACCGTCACCGAAGGCACGGTCTATGCGGAGGGGTCCTATCGCCTGCATGACAATCTGATCGCCACTCTGGGGGCGCGCTATTCGCTGGTGCGACTGGGCGGCAGTGCGGAGGATGTAGCTCCCGCGCTGGTGATCGAGCGTGCGGCGGTGACGGCAAAGCGGGACCAGTCGGCCTTTCTTCCCTCGGCATCGCTGATGGCCAGACTGGCGCCGGATACCAGCCTCTATCTTCGCTATCAGGAGGGCTTCCGGCCGGGCGGCCTCGCGATCGAGGGCGAATTCGTCCGCCGGTTCGATCGCGACGACGCGCAGACCTTCGAGGTCGGCGTTCGCCACGGAGTTCCCGGGCGCGATCCCTTCGATCTGGCGCTCAACCTGTCCTACACCAGATGGAACGACATCCAGGCCGATTTCATCGATGTGGCCGGGCTGCCCAGCACGGCGAATATCGGCGATGGTCGCGTGTGGACGATCAGCGCCAGCGCAGGCGTGTATCTCACGCCCGAACTGCGGCTGACGGGCGGTGCCAGCATCAATCGCAGCTCGATCGACGAGCCTCCCTTCAACCTCATCCTTCTTATGGGCCGTACCTCGCATGTGCCCAATATCGCGGAATTTTCGGGGCGGCTGGGGCTGGAATATTCCCGTCCGATCGGCGCAAGCCTCGATCTCGATGCGCGCGCGTGGGCGAGCTATATCGGCAAGTCGCGGCTGGGCATCGGCCCCGAACTCGGCGATCTGCAGGGGGACTATCTCGACAGCGGGATGACGCTGCGGATCGGCAATGATCGGATCGGCGGTACGCTTTCGATCACCAATCTGGCCGACGCGAAGGGCAACCGGTTCGCGCTGGGCACGCCGTTTGCGGTGGTCCGCGCGCAGGAAACCCCGCTGCGCCCGCGCACCATCCGGATCGGCGTCGACTTCGCGTTCTAG
- a CDS encoding FecR domain-containing protein — MAVDQQILDEAAMWAVRTSEPDFDDWASFTEWLEASPAHAQAYDRAMIAVEEGAEALSSLPANDPDWSDEDIDEGRHRSARRWFAPALAACLALVAALWLWPAGDADTTYRTAAGETRTIELGDGSAVVLAGGSELVVDGEREARLNSGRAVFEIRHDDADPFRLAVGDATLVDAGTVFEVTIRDAAVAVGVAEGAVIYEPDGPAARIDPGQVLSFDRAKGSYRMESVPVDQVGEWREGRLTFRNAPLADVASDLSRATGIAYRVADAGEARSISGSVAIDLLRRDPGALGPLLGIDVRQDGDVWIIGGR, encoded by the coding sequence ATGGCGGTTGATCAGCAAATCCTGGATGAAGCCGCGATGTGGGCGGTGCGCACGTCGGAGCCGGACTTCGACGACTGGGCTTCGTTTACCGAATGGCTCGAAGCCTCGCCTGCGCATGCGCAGGCTTACGACCGGGCGATGATCGCGGTGGAGGAGGGGGCCGAGGCACTTTCCTCGCTCCCCGCAAACGATCCCGACTGGTCGGATGAGGATATCGATGAGGGCCGACACAGGTCGGCTCGTCGCTGGTTCGCGCCCGCGCTTGCCGCATGTCTCGCCCTTGTCGCGGCGTTGTGGCTGTGGCCTGCCGGTGATGCCGATACGACCTACCGCACAGCGGCGGGCGAGACGCGCACCATTGAACTCGGCGATGGCAGCGCGGTCGTGCTGGCGGGTGGCAGCGAACTGGTCGTCGATGGCGAGCGGGAGGCACGCCTGAACAGCGGGCGTGCCGTGTTCGAGATCCGCCATGACGATGCCGATCCCTTCCGCCTCGCGGTGGGCGATGCGACGCTCGTCGATGCAGGGACCGTGTTCGAGGTGACGATCCGCGACGCCGCAGTCGCGGTGGGCGTGGCCGAAGGCGCCGTGATCTACGAGCCGGATGGCCCCGCCGCGCGGATCGATCCGGGCCAGGTGCTCAGCTTCGATCGGGCAAAGGGCAGTTACCGGATGGAGAGCGTGCCGGTCGATCAGGTGGGCGAATGGCGGGAAGGGCGGCTGACCTTCCGCAATGCTCCGCTGGCCGATGTGGCGAGCGACCTCTCGCGAGCGACCGGCATTGCCTACCGCGTTGCCGACGCGGGAGAGGCGCGCTCGATTTCGGGCAGTGTTGCGATCGATCTGCTGCGCCGCGATCCGGGGGCGCTGGGGCCCCTGCTGGGGATCGATGTGCGGCAGGACGGTGATGTCTGGATAATCGGCGGACGCTGA
- a CDS encoding RNA polymerase sigma factor: MAHSGDPHNGLEAVFLANRDTLLRFLAARGAGDDAEDILQEVWVRISRVEAGPIAAPLAYLYRAANAAMIDRYRSARQAEQRDAAWVEGHSGAAIGVSDSPSAERVVAGRQLAARVEEALAPLPARAVAIFRRSRIDGIAQRVIAQEFGVSISTVESDLRQVYLALIELRERLDEV, translated from the coding sequence TTGGCACACTCCGGCGATCCTCATAACGGACTAGAGGCCGTTTTCCTGGCAAACCGGGACACGCTGCTGCGCTTTCTCGCGGCGCGCGGAGCAGGGGATGATGCCGAGGACATTCTGCAGGAAGTCTGGGTGAGAATTTCGCGGGTGGAAGCCGGCCCGATCGCCGCGCCGCTCGCCTATCTCTATCGCGCGGCCAACGCGGCGATGATCGACCGCTACCGCTCCGCAAGGCAGGCCGAACAGCGTGATGCGGCCTGGGTCGAAGGGCACAGCGGCGCAGCGATCGGCGTATCCGACAGTCCCTCGGCCGAACGGGTGGTGGCAGGCAGGCAGCTTGCGGCACGGGTCGAGGAAGCGCTGGCGCCATTGCCTGCGCGGGCGGTGGCGATCTTTCGCCGCAGCCGGATCGACGGGATCGCCCAGCGCGTGATCGCGCAGGAATTCGGCGTGAGCATCAGCACGGTCGAGAGCGATTTGCGACAGGTCTATCTTGCCCTGATCGAACTCAGGGAGCGGCTGGATGAGGTATGA
- a CDS encoding acetyl-CoA acetyltransferase, translating to MVTIIGGWQTDFGRNWAREGMEIADGFAETLMHGLEQTGLEAQDIQTGHVGNFVADMFAQQGLLGGLFAQVHPELDGLPTSRHEAACASGSMAILAATAEIEAGRYDTACVLGIELMRNVPGQQAAENLGAAIWQGHELQDAVFPWPRAFSDLSEEYEKRYGLDYRHLMRISEINFGNGRLNPNAQTRAWQFTDKSFTDDDEANPVVEGRTRKMDCGQVTDGAAVVFLASDEWANEWARKRGIDPSSLSRIAGWGHRSAPISYRSKIRASENAEYVFPQVRRAVMDARERAGIDLDGIDAFETHDCFAMTEYMAIDHLGLTRPGEGWKAIEDGTIEIGGKKPINPSGGLIGLGHPVGATGVRMLLDAHKQVTGTAGDYQVEGARRVQTLNIGGSTTTTASFIVESAQAA from the coding sequence ATGGTTACGATAATCGGCGGCTGGCAGACCGACTTCGGGCGGAACTGGGCCCGCGAGGGGATGGAGATTGCGGACGGGTTCGCCGAAACCCTGATGCACGGGCTCGAACAAACCGGGCTTGAAGCCCAGGATATCCAGACCGGCCATGTCGGCAACTTCGTCGCCGACATGTTCGCGCAGCAGGGGCTGCTCGGCGGGTTGTTCGCGCAGGTTCATCCGGAGCTGGACGGGCTCCCCACCTCGCGTCACGAGGCCGCTTGTGCAAGCGGATCAATGGCGATCCTGGCCGCCACTGCGGAGATCGAGGCTGGCCGCTACGACACTGCATGCGTGCTTGGCATCGAACTGATGCGCAACGTCCCCGGTCAGCAAGCCGCCGAGAACCTCGGCGCGGCCATCTGGCAAGGCCACGAATTGCAGGATGCCGTGTTCCCCTGGCCGCGCGCGTTCAGCGACCTGTCCGAAGAATACGAGAAACGCTACGGCCTCGACTACCGCCACCTGATGCGCATCTCCGAAATCAATTTCGGCAATGGCCGCCTCAATCCGAACGCGCAGACGCGTGCCTGGCAGTTCACCGACAAGAGCTTCACCGACGATGACGAGGCGAACCCCGTGGTCGAAGGCCGCACGCGCAAGATGGATTGCGGGCAGGTGACCGATGGCGCGGCGGTGGTGTTCCTCGCCTCCGACGAATGGGCCAACGAGTGGGCGCGCAAGCGCGGCATCGATCCGTCCTCGCTCTCCCGCATCGCAGGCTGGGGCCACCGCTCCGCCCCGATATCCTACCGCTCCAAGATCAGGGCGAGCGAGAACGCCGAATACGTCTTCCCGCAGGTCCGCCGCGCGGTGATGGATGCGCGCGAGCGGGCCGGGATCGATCTCGACGGTATCGACGCCTTCGAAACGCACGACTGCTTCGCGATGACCGAATACATGGCGATCGACCATCTCGGCCTGACCAGACCCGGCGAGGGCTGGAAGGCGATCGAGGACGGCACGATCGAGATCGGTGGCAAGAAGCCGATCAACCCCTCGGGCGGGCTCATCGGCCTTGGTCATCCGGTCGGCGCGACGGGCGTGCGCATGCTGCTCGACGCGCACAAGCAGGTGACGGGCACCGCAGGCGACTATCAGGTCGAAGGCGCGCGCCGGGTGCAGACGCTCAACATTGGTGGTTCGACCACCACCACCGCCAGCTTCATCGTCGAAAGCGCACAGGCGGCGTGA
- a CDS encoding nuclear transport factor 2 family protein — protein MSRMEQFQAVIDSWKRKDVEAVLAAMTDDVVWHFAAAIAPPARGKAEARAFIEQFGANIGEVRWRIFHHSEDGDRLFVEGVDEYTTKDGIDIAAPYAGVIEFRGDKISGWRDYVDRGVIDSQKAGNGWSDQVKELAGRPAQ, from the coding sequence ATGTCCCGAATGGAACAGTTTCAAGCCGTTATCGACTCCTGGAAGCGCAAGGATGTGGAGGCGGTCCTGGCCGCGATGACCGACGATGTCGTCTGGCATTTCGCCGCCGCCATCGCCCCGCCCGCGCGCGGCAAGGCCGAAGCCCGTGCCTTCATCGAGCAGTTCGGTGCCAATATCGGCGAAGTGCGCTGGCGCATTTTCCACCATAGCGAGGATGGCGACCGGCTGTTCGTCGAAGGGGTGGACGAATACACCACCAAGGACGGAATCGACATCGCCGCGCCCTATGCGGGCGTGATCGAGTTCCGCGGCGACAAGATCAGCGGCTGGCGCGACTATGTCGACCGGGGCGTGATCGACAGCCAAAAGGCAGGCAATGGCTGGTCCGACCAGGTCAAGGAGCTTGCCGGGCGGCCTGCACAATGA